The following are encoded together in the Diabrotica undecimpunctata isolate CICGRU chromosome 7, icDiaUnde3, whole genome shotgun sequence genome:
- the LOC140446892 gene encoding uncharacterized protein, translated as MFLFNNIFNFALLICMVKGIGIDETEDIGSRYISSVVVHRSRAFLALPRSVCTDDKEVPTLIETHWDAGHADLFSRFSQKLTRHKILSSQMWGDCHSIQDAVSLSMEPTKPKFWILDKGNEFCSPKILSYNLVFNHVSDRTELVTIEGSNLNVMVIDYSIEEDGGFRAYIGHAEENVILVFSLKNLVWWKIHMLGSSSSDFPVRADYLAISKVSPELFITAKDSLNVFSINLIQLRNLEEPHIIDSQDKSLIFNATMLGEKLGTSTGIESDFASGLIYFMVKDYAIVRWNIGYPMVAEHHDILSQSYEKFPYVSGFFTDPDGSIWVIINPRSPTECDVNDYSYSTTSSSSSTELEERLIRISTYNEITKETEFVKIFTS; from the exons atgtttctttttaataacATCTTCAATTTCGCCTTATTAATATGTATGGTTAAGGGTATTGGCATTGATGAAACTGAAGATATAGGAAGTAGATATATATCAAGTGTAGTTGTGCATAGATCTCGAGCTTTTTTGGCTTTGCCTAGAAGTGTTTGTACAGATGATAAAGAGGTTCCTACATTAATAGAAACCCATTGGGATGCAGGACATGCAGATCTTTTCAGTAGATTTTCTCAGAAACTCAcaag ACATAAAATTTTATCTTCTCAAATGTGGGGTGATTGCCATTCCATACAGGATGCAGTATCCTTAAGTATGGAACCTACGAAACCAAAATTTTGGATCTTGGACAAGGGAAATGAATTCTGTAGCCCAAAAATCTTATCATATAATCTCGTTTTTAATCACGTGTCGGACAGAACTGAGCTCGTTACAATCGAAGGCAGTAATTTGAATGTAATGGTTATAGATTATTCAATAGAAGAAGATGGTGGGTTTAGGGCGTATATTGGACATGCAg AAGAAAATGTGATACTCGTATTTTCTTTGAAAAACTTGGTATGGTGGAAAATCCATATGCTTGGAAGTAGCTCATCGGATTTTCCAGTCAGAGCAGATTATTTAGCGATATCTAAAGTTAGCCCAGAGTTATTTATAACAGCGAAGGATTCACTGAACGTATTCAGTATTAATTTAATACAATTAAGAAACCTGGAAGAACCTCATATAATTGATTCGCAG GACAAGTCACTTATTTTTAACGCTACAATGCTTGGTGAAAAGCTAGGAACCTCTACAGGCATAGAATCTGATTTTGCGTcaggtttaatttattttatggtTAAAGATTATGCTATTGTTCGATGGAATATTGG GTATCCTATGGTAGCAGAGCATCATGACATATTATCTCAATCGTACGAAAAATTTCCGTACGTTTCAGGATTTTTTACTGATCCAGACGGTAGTATATGGGTAATTATAAATCCTAGAAGTCCCACGGAATGTGATGTAAATGATTACTCTTACTctaccacttcttcttcttcttctactgaATTAGAAGAGAGACTCATAAGGATAAGTACATATAATGAGATAACTAAAGAAACGGAATTTGTAAAGATATTTACAtcttaa